agcactctACATGTTGGAAATGGCTGTTTTGGAAACCCTATTGGCTAAATATGTTCATTCAGTTGCAGTTAAGTATTGGTAATTTGCTTTTTAGGTTCTCCACCAACATTTACATTTAGTCCAAGCTTTTCAGCAGCAGATACTGAAAGATGCAGACAAGGTATGCTTATGCCCACATATTGCGGGAGACAAAGTGCTCTAACCCACCAATAAAGGTTGTATTTAATTCCACGGGATTGAAGATCTATGATTTCCTGTGATGAATTGGGTTCCGTTAGGCCCCCAGCGGGGTCACGTAATGCACTGATTCACAATGGTAGCCCTGGCCTGTTTTCTAGTCGCCATGGCGATCTGGCACCCAGGGTTTGTCAAGCCTTAGCGTCAACCCTTTGACGTAGTTTGGTTGTCTATGAAATATGGCTGTTCTTCTCGAATCACATTACTCATCATGCTGTGCCTTTGGTGATGTTTTCAGCATCTAATAAAATGTGGGGATGGCTTACTGTCCCTCGCAGTTCCGATAAAGAAGATTGCAATTTAAAGTATcctctgagtactttaatatgcattttatttcaagaccttaagaaaaaaaaagcacttacctgagGTGGAAGCTGCAGCTGAAGCAaccagtcagtggcaggaaagcgctcactgagccagcgctggagctgactggcgctAAATATGTAACGTGTAAAGAGATGTCGAACACGTAGCCTACACGAAAATAGCTGGGAGTGGGGAAagggcaaatgtatatggggaagattctgcagaattccttcATCCATTTCAGGGGGGCACCAGAAAAATAATATGAAGATACATGCTTTAAAAGGCTGTCGGGGACATCAAGGAGATGGTGCATCATTTGTACATGGATGGCGTACATCGTTTGGATGGTGTGCATTTATGTCCAGTATACTCTTAAGAACAGCAAGAaaacttgtttttattaattttctctGGATTAATGTGGTCCTTACAAATAAAGCAAATTGAGAATCGGATTCTGATTTGTAGATCAGATAATTGGGTGCATGGTGGGCACCACTCTTTACCTCCAGGTGAGATTGGAAATTAAGGTATAGAGCAccagtgaaaaaaatgtatatcaatATTTTGGGAATTAATGCCTTATACTGACAAGCtaagtactttttattttttaggtccGAATGGGCATAAGTGATATTTTAAAGGAAAGTATATTGGAGCTGGAACGTTTAAGAAACAGCCATGCCGAGTTGCGTATGACCAGCACTCCTAAAAAGGAATTTATGGTATATTAAGGTTCTTTAATCCTTCTAAAATGCCGATCATCACActgcactttctttttttatgtagccctttttattataaaacatcaatagtttaaataaaagcaatgtGACGCGCGTCAGGTTGCTTTTGCTTAAACTattgatgttttctttttttggttagtGTTCCCTCAAGTCTGCTAAAGGGATATCTTGTAATAGTAACTGGGATTGAAGCTCCGTTCACATTGAGCAGTCCAACTTTGCTGCCCTGTGATTCTGACGGAGTGATATAAGAGGGGCAATCCAATTTTCCAccactttttatatttacttttattttaatacatgtttgaataaatggagaatttaagtcttttttctcttttgttaagTTTTTGTATACTCATTCAGTTATTCCAGCTGGTTCCTGAGTAAatcttaatatttatattgcagAATATATATTCTAGCCCATCCTATAGCACCAGCGACATACAAACATCCCTTACGTTTGATAAGTTGGACGAGTCAGGCATTTGTGAAGATAAGCAATGTTCCGCTCCATCTACAGAAGAACCTGAAGAGCTGAGCAGTAACCAGCATCATAACGACACTACACTCCCTTATGTTGAAAATGTAATACAGATTAAAGACGGCAATTCAGCAGCGAAGGAATACCAGACATTAGCTAGTAACAAAGATTATGTCCAAAACAATCCGTTTTCTGTCCAACGTGATTTTTCAATGACCCAAGATGCTGAAAGTGGCCTGACTATAGAAGAACTCAACAGCACAGAAATCGAAGAAGGTTCTTTAACAGGGGAGAGCTCCTCACATATATTTGGAAGACAAGTAGTGACTTCGTCCATCACAAGCAATCCTGAACAACATAAAGACCAAGCCTACCACGTGGTCATGAAACATAAAGGGGATTTTGTAGATCATGATAACCATTCTTATATTTGTGCGCACGAGGGAAACAAGTGTAGTGGCGTCCAGGTTTGTCCTCATAAAGCCACCATAGACCGAGGCAGTCCGTGTAGCTGTGATGGTATCAGACTTTACCCTGATGATGTCTTCACAGATACAGTGGAAGGAAGACAACAACTTGATCATATACAAAAACTTCAAAACAGAAAAGGAAATCTTGaggaaaacttaaaaaaattggAGGTTAATGAAATGACTGAAACTAACCTGGCCGATGATGTGTTCACTGTTCTGGAGTTAGAAAGATCCGTGTGTAAGTTAGAAGACACAAAAATCCAGCTTTTTAGGCAAGAAAATGCACTGCTCAAGAAGAAACTGAGCCAGCTCCAATTTGATACGCAGTGCTTAACAGAGCAAAATGCTAGCTTTAAAGGAACGATTAATAAACTAATGGAAGAGAAGAATATTGCTGAGCTGTGCTTAGCCCAAGCAGAACAGGACAGGGAACTCCTTGTCAAAGAAATGAACATGGTAATAGAAAAATGCGAACAATtagtaagagaaaaaaaacacattctaagTGAGAAAAACCACCTTACTATCGAGAAGCAATTTATGTCAAAAGAAATTCGCAAACTAAAAATTGGTAATTGGAGAATGGAGGAAGAACTGGCTATAATCACCAGGGAGAAAGACAAGATCGCAAACTTAGTCAAATCAATCCACCAAGACTTGTTGACACACACCGACGAGAAGCTGCAACTGCAGTTAAAATTAAGAGATGCGTTGACTGAAAACAATCAACTGAAAAGGCAATTAGCTGAGAGCAAAGTCCAGAGTTCTGATCCAAATGAATCCTGCCTGCACCTTATGAAGTTTCACGGCAACAAAACAAATCCAGAATCGGATCTGGAGAGGAGTGTCATTACCCCCTTAGGCTCCAGCAGTGAACATTATGAACCGTTCTTCCATGATCAGCTCCTTCACGAAATAAAGAACCTGAAAGCCAAAAATCTCATGTTATGGACAAGTTTCTGTGAAAATGGCCAGAAATGTCAGTTTCTCAGCAAATTAGTCCATGACCttaaaaatgacaataacaTGATGAATGTGGACCTGGAGGAAAGGGCAAAAACCAATGCGGTGTTGGAATCCAAAATTAAGAACCTAATAGAAGAAAAATTTTCCTGTGAAATGTGGATAACCAACCTGGAAAACCATAAGGAGATGATAAAACTTAAACTGTACGATCTTCAAGGCAATTTGCATAGATACAGGGAGCATATTAGTGATGATCAGATTTACAAGGAGCTTCTCACCAGACATCATCAAGAAGAAGGAAATCACGGATACTGTGAATTGTGTCAGGGGATATACAATCACCAACATAAGGCAAAGCTGTTAGCTGTTGAAGGTATGTGCATATTAAATGGTCTGTTACCAGCAGGGCCTCAACTGCTAGAGGGCCACCGACATCCTCTGGTGGTCACTGTAGACAAACAGTGGGGTACACGTTTAAGGCGCCTGCCATGTTGACAGGAGTCGGGTACGGTGACAtctgccagtgttggcccttcatagtgAATAATGAAGTGGGGGAGTTGTCTTGGCGGTTCCTTTAATTCCAAATTTGGATCCACCAAGCTCCTAAAATTGATAAAATACCCTAAAAGTCATGGCTTTACCTAAACAGCGCCTATACGTTAGTCTTATAACATGGAGGGATAAAATGCAATATGCACAATGTGTACCTGTCGGCGGTGTAATGAGTGATCATGTGCAGGTCAGTAAAATGTGGGTCTATGTGCGGTAACGTTTGTAGATCTTTGCTGTAATTAACatctaattaaaatatgtaacatattttaatttatatgtttaaaGGAGAAGCTTGCAGTAGAGTCGGTGCTGTCTTAACGcatgggcacactgggcagttgCCTAGGGGCCCCATGGTTGCCACTATCGTGATTCGCCACAGAGCCcctaaaatgtgtgtgttacacGTACAAATACATGCATACTTCTGTTGATTAATCCTCATCTCACAtgtatttttggggggagggggagtaTGGGCCCCAATGCATTGCTTTGCCCAGGGCCTACAAGGAAACTTGCCAGTTGGGGGCTTCGTAATCAATAATGTAGTCCAGGAGTTGAAACCTCAACTGTCCCTTTGGTGAAAAACCCCTCTGATTCGGTAAGTCACCCATCTCTCAGGGTCTCTTGGGCTTTGTGCCTTCTGGACCAATTTGCCATTTTATTCTTGTAAGTGGTACATACACCCTCTACAAGTGATCAAATAAGGGGGGGTTAAATGTTAGAAGTGAGATTTCACAGTTCCACAGAAGAAGCTCATTGGAGTAGGTCCTTAACACATAGTGTTGTACAGTATGTCCTCCTGCAAAGTCCTAGTTCAGTAATTACACTGCGTTCTATTTTATCTACAATTGTCTTGATTAATTAATCTATTCTTCTTCAGCAAACAGAAACATTACTGCAATTCAAAGATTATTAATGGAAGAATGCTTTCAGAGAGACTCCACCTATAAAAATCCTGTTAGTGTTCTCATCCCATTCAACTTTACAAGCTCTATAACAGCAGCCCGGAGAAGATCATCATACGAGCATGCCGATGCCAGGCAGGAACATACTGATGCAGCGTCCCTGGTATCTGAACATAGCTTAACTAACATGAGCGATTTCACCATCGAGTAGTGATTGGGTTGCGACGGAAATAAAGCACACACGCTGTTAAACAAAGCTGTTGTAGTTTTTGTCTGCATTAATCTACTTCTAAGGACACTCCAATGTACCAGGCAGCCTTTTAAACAAAGATAGCATATTAAGgtactttgtgagtactttaatatgccttCATTAAGcatgaaaaaagagaaaacattaataatttacctttaggagaagctgcagcacctcACCTTCTCCGTGGTCTGACGCGTCGCACAACCCAGCGGCAGGAAAGTGCTTCTGTTAGACcagtgggagcactttctgtgcatATTCATGGGAGGGGGTTTCATTAGACACCCTCCATTACATCACCCTAAATGATCATGGGTAGCTTAATAGGCAGAAATGTACTTTTTGGCCTGGCCCAAATAAACAAGATTCATTCACAAATTAAGTTAATTCTTGTTTCCAATTATTTTGGCAAATTTCCAGACCTTTCTGCCAACCTAATCACAAGATAATTTACAAGCAGATTTTCCAGAGAAAGTGATTCCCATTTAGTGGGTTGTAATCTTCACCCCGAACCATCTGTAGCAGACCTATTCTTGAAATGTAGGGAGTAGTGACTGTTTTGCAGGATCAGGATCACTGTTGGAAGAATCTTTTACTACGATTAATTTCTCACTGACACGCAGTTGGGTTTTGAAATCTATGTATTTGTTATAGAAAATGTACAAGAGCAGATGAATGTCTTCATGGGTGTCACCGCTCCGTTGCCTTGAATCTGCTATGTGTGTTGGACGTGCAGTTGTATGTCTTTCTAAAAAGatgttacttttacatttttataattcacAGGGTTCACCGAcctgaaagaaataaaacagggataaaaaaaatattatttataatatatattttgagcattattattaaaagtatgAGATTAAGTTGGCCctgtcaccaaaaaataaaataacacaaatttgCATGTACATTGCATTAGCAAGCATTATGGCCATACCTGGCCCTCGGCCCTTAATAACGCATGGTCTATTTAGTAGGTCATATTTGCAGCGTTTCTGCATCTCCGACTAGACTGCCTCTTTTGGTATAAAACCCATCTGAAGCCAAAGAGTGGGTGCAGgtttagtgtttaataatttgCATAATGTGCATATTGAGATTTCATCTTGGAGTACTGTTTCAAATAACTTTGGACTTACTTAACGACATTCGAGTGTAAGATGCTTTGTATGGGGTAGGATTTGGGTCCACCTGGTGGATGGAATGGCTTTCCTCCTTTGGCAATTTTAGAACTCGTTGCAGGCTTTTTCATATAAGGATCATTGGAATGGGAAGGATACGGATCAAATGTTCCAGCTTTCATTCCACCTGGCTGCCAATATAAATGGATTTATCACCACAAACAACAACTTGTACATTGATACATAAATAGAATATCaagtgtataaatataaagaaaaggaaTTACGGTAAACACAGACCTAAGTTGTCTCAATGTAAAATATGTTGTGACAGGACAAAGGTTGGCCGAGGATCATAGGAATTGCAGTTCAACGTCCGGAGTGAAACAAATTGTACACTGATGTCCTAGCCCATCATCCagaaaataatagtaattaacAATTCATTACCAATATTACTTTGTGGATTGAGGGAGAAAAATGTGTTGATTAATTTTCCATTAGATCAATGGTGCTCTAAGTGTCTTGTAAGAACTTCAATATAGAAATTGGCTCCTCCATTTTTTAATACACTGGTGCCCAAGCCTATTACAACAGATCCAACAGCCAGAGCAACAAATGGGGTACATATACAGACATATTCCACATGAATGTACATATAGATCTAAAAATGTGACATCAAGAAGCTGCAAATTATCTGATTAGAATGTAAAGAAAGGGATGCCctgttatttacattttttacatgacTTTTTCCTTTAAGTGATTTATATCAGCCTCCATTGGGTTTCAAAGTGAAAAGCTCATCAGACCACTTGGCTTGGCCCCTTTCGGCCCAATAACGTGTTAGTTTGGTGGCGGAAGGATTGCATGCCATTGACACTGGTACAGCCCAGCAAGGTTGAACGCATTGGGAGCACATAGATGAGCAGAACAACTGGAGGAGCTACCTGCCAAGAAGTCCGCTGGCGCTGAACACTGTTTTTTTCTGGGCATTACTGCGCTTTTAAAAATATGTGAtatcgggaaaaaaaaattatcatttGCTGAAATGATTTGTCTAAAGAGGCTTACTGACCGCTAATGACCATGCATTCAGAAGCAAAAGATAAACATGGTTAGCGGCATCTGTGGTCCTTTGTAGTTTTTTGGGATACAGTTACCATTATCTCTGGTATGATGGACAGTTAAAACACATTAACAATGTTCTGATTTTTCTTAAACTTACATCTTTTGCTGGTGAACTTGGCTTAAAAGGTTTCACAGTTTCCTTTTTACCATCTTTCTTCTTCAGTGGGGGAAGAGGTTTGTCAGAGTGGTATGGATTGCCATCAAAATAATCCTTTGGATATAGGTTTAGCCTAAATGCACCACCTTTTACTTTTTGCTTATGGCTTTCAAATTCTCTCTGCAATGAAATCAAATTTGGTTAAATTCTAACAAATGCCAATAAGtagaagataataataaaggtACCTGCCTTCTACCAAAGAGGTCAAACATAAATTCCAATGTTCCCAACATTTTGAGAAAGCAGTTTGTACTTCAGCAGTTACACGCTACTTCCTCAGGTTGGCCTACATTGTCTGCTTGCAGGCAGTAATATGTTCACTGACAACCACTCACTGCTTCTACACTGGACAGATCACTTTTAGCCTAGGCTGGTAGAGGACAACTTAATAACATCTTCTATACTATTTGTGATCAGAAACTAGTGTCCTTCCTTGCAGAAGTCTCCAGTCACAGCTGAGAAATGAGCGTCTAAAGCCCATCAAGTGATAGATGGGAACAAGGAGACGAGAAATTGGAGAAACCCTTGGgactttaatgttttctttattttctggcGAAGGCTCTAGATTATAAGCTtacgagcagggccctctttacctaatgtatcgccGCATAGCATTTTATGCTTTCCTATTATCCTACCGCTGTCTAGCTTTAACCACAAGAGTGTAGCCAGACAACAGATGTAGACGATAGATATAGTTAATATGTTAATCTAAAAACCACATCAGATTTATGCTTAGCAAAAACATCTGTTTCAGCCCATTTGATCATACTTGTGAACCTAATAGCCTACAGAGGTGTGCGGTTTGCATAGGGAAATTTTATGGTGCAAATATTATAttagggcttttttttattagcacgTATGAAATAGTTGATAAGTTGGTatactacaataaaaaaaacttaaagtaACCATATTTACATTATAAGGAGTATAGTTATAGTTTCAACCCGAgaggttaaagggttaatcgccCTCCGTTTGCCATTCCCTAGTAGTATTAGTTTAAGTTCTTGGTTTACTGGTCTGCAGTCATCACAGTATCCGCGGTCCGCTGTTGTGTAGACAGACTGCATGTTTATAGCATCGTCTTAGCACCGTGTCCTCTAACACCGAGTGAAAACATGGACGGGGAACCAAATATAATGATACTACACAGCTGGGTGTTTTACGTCTACAAGTATTTGACATTTACCTTCATCAGCTCTCTTGATATGTCATAATCCTCAGAGGTGTATGAGTACTGCTTACCTATGGTTACATTAGGGTATCTGTTGAGAAGAAGTCACTAGATTCAACATGCAGTATAGAAGAGGGCTAATTAGTAACATTTCTATGAAAGAGACACAAGCATGTTACCCATATCCTGTGCCGAGCTTTGGGGGGTTTGTGTACAAATTTTTTCCGGGTGCTGTGTACggttttctatgtttttgttcAGCACTAAATGCTGGCACTGGACCGCTCAGTGTTCCATAGAAGCTGCCCAATCCCGATctgataaaaatacacaaaaatcaaCATTCAGTAGTAGATATTATTAGcacagaaaataagaaaaagaaataataaaaaaatatatatataaatatatatatttataaggaTCATGATATCATCAGACTCAATATCTGACATGTTTTATCTTTATTATGTAATCATACACTTTTCATTCAGTTAGACACTGGAAGGCATGGGTGTTGCTAGTTTTAACTCACGGCTTTTTCTCCCCACTAGGTGGTAAGAAGGTCTTTCCCAAATTCTTTTTGGCTTGTTCTATCCGGTACTTCCTCCTCTGTTTAAGTGGATCTGAATACGATTCACCTTCAAAAATCCTCTTCGGGTGACCATCAAAGAATCCCCCTGTTACGTTGGCCATGGTTTTGGAGCCTCCGGGAAGCATCTGCCTGTTCTTACTGGCTGCTTCATTAAATGGCTCTGCAAGAAATCAAAACTAACTCGAACCTTTCGCTCTACACTAAATCACATATAACATATGTTGTGTAATAAATCATGATATGTAAAACGATGCCTCTGGTTTCATTTTCATAGttggttgttattatttatatatgttttaatttcaTATCAAAATATCGattcatatttaaaatactGGAACCTTTGTATGGGTTAAAGTACTATTCCAGCTCTATTTTCATGTGAAATGGAATTTTGCATTGACTTTAACGTTACTTCACATAAACCAATTCAGGCATTCTTTAGTTGTAAGAATACTTCTGTCTCATTTGCCTCCTCCAAGCTGCCTCTGTTGAAAGTGTACcgaagtatgcttcctgcacacGCTCAGTTGCACTCACATTTGAGTCAGTGAGAACAGCGGTAATCGCATGTAGCTGAACACTGATATTGAAGTGTGTATACCACGGGTTGCCGCTACTTCGATTGACTTTAATGGGAGCTCAGTTTGAATGAAGTTCTacagagcatgtgcaggaagtgtacttctTAAAAAACACTATAGCATAAGGGGActacaataaaacataatggatcgataacaaaaacataattaaatgaTTGATGCGCACAGGGTACACGTAATGTAAATAGGGCCAATCATGataaaaaaacagctgtttTGATGGCAATTTTCCCATACAGGAGACTCTGAACATGAGGCATGTGTGCATTTTGACCACTTTTGGTGGTATATTTTGAATACCTGTTCAAATAATTTGATAGAAATATAGTGCAGTTCATAGGAAAAAAAGCTCCGTTAATAgatcaaggtaaaaaaaacagggaCCTCAAGTGGAAAGCAGTAGAAGCGCTTTGGTTTCTCACTTTACATCATGAAGGATCAGCCCTAACAAGTCTCAGCTGCAATGAGTTGATGTGGCCCCGCATAATGCTTAACTCAAACGgcaattttattttcaagaaatATCATGGTCTCAACTGCATTATTAGAGGTCAACCAAGCCCTTCCTGCAGCAGCTCGCTGGTGTTGGTCCTTCAAAATGCTTCGTGAAACTGCTATTCCCCTGAAAATCCAggctttagcgaataaacctgCGGAAGACCAGCAGCAACAATAGCCGGTAATTGAAAGAAGCATTGCGGGCCCCTGCCACCAATGTCAACGACTACACGGACCTAAACATTACTAGGAACTGgagatgtaaaattttctggaaATTTTTAAGCCATGGAAAAaaacaggtgttttttttttttggaaaaaattgaattttcagaattcttttttttttttaaatgcagcgtagttttacatttattattaaataataataatttgaaaatgttaaaCGATTGTGTTACACTGGGAACGTGAAATGcactgtatatataagtatcatcttattcactaaataataagctaaatttgctttttaaaaatgttttttttttgttgcaaatggaAAACAACAAGGTACCTCCCTTTCCctcaaatgcaacaaaataaatgaagaaaccaTCAACACAAAAACCTAAAGATCCCCTCTAATCCGCCTCCAGGATTGGACTTTGGGAAAACGGCTTTGgggaaaaactaaaaaacaaacaaacaatttttctgttttttttccctagatCTTCCCATCTCTACTATGAACCTTTAGTACATGCTTGCAAAATAAGTCTGCTTGATATCttgtgtcactgtatgtgtatactgagatttatgtgtttttatctCCTATCCTTTCATAGGCGGTATACTTACTAGAACCCGGAGGAACATATTTATCTCCAATACTAACGTAGCCCATCTCACGGAACAGGCCAATCCTGTCCATGTCGGTTTTTCCTTCCCCAGGCATGGTTAGAGACAGCACACCCGATGATAAACGATCTTTCCGCTTAAGCACAAAATcctacaaaagaaataaaaagaaataatgaacTTTATGGAAAATCACCATCT
The DNA window shown above is from Spea bombifrons isolate aSpeBom1 chromosome 1, aSpeBom1.2.pri, whole genome shotgun sequence and carries:
- the CCDC110 gene encoding coiled-coil domain-containing protein 110, with translation MTQDAESGLTIEELNSTEIEEGSLTGESSSHIFGRQVVTSSITSNPEQHKDQAYHVVMKHKGDFVDHDNHSYICAHEGNKCSGVQVCPHKATIDRGSPCSCDGIRLYPDDVFTDTVEGRQQLDHIQKLQNRKGNLEENLKKLEVNEMTETNLADDVFTVLELERSVCKLEDTKIQLFRQENALLKKKLSQLQFDTQCLTEQNASFKGTINKLMEEKNIAELCLAQAEQDRELLVKEMNMVIEKCEQLVREKKHILSEKNHLTIEKQFMSKEIRKLKIGNWRMEEELAIITREKDKIANLVKSIHQDLLTHTDEKLQLQLKLRDALTENNQLKRQLAESKVQSSDPNESCLHLMKFHGNKTNPESDLERSVITPLGSSSEHYEPFFHDQLLHEIKNLKAKNLMLWTSFCENGQKCQFLSKLVHDLKNDNNMMNVDLEERAKTNAVLESKIKNLIEEKFSCEMWITNLENHKEMIKLKLYDLQGNLHRYREHISDDQIYKELLTRHHQEEGNHGYCELCQGIYNHQHKAKLLAVEANRNITAIQRLLMEECFQRDSTYKNPVSVLIPFNFTSSITAARRRSSYEHADARQEHTDAASLVSEHSLTNMSDFTIE
- the C1H4orf47 gene encoding UPF0602 protein C4orf47 homolog — encoded protein: MPGEGKTDMDRIGLFREMGYVSIGDKYVPPGSKPFNEAASKNRQMLPGGSKTMANVTGGFFDGHPKRIFEGESYSDPLKQRRKYRIEQAKKNLGKTFLPPSGEKKPSGLGSFYGTLSGPVPAFSAEQKHRKPYTAPGKNLYTNPPKLGTGYGYPNVTIGKQYSYTSEDYDISRELMKREFESHKQKVKGGAFRLNLYPKDYFDGNPYHSDKPLPPLKKKDGKKETVKPFKPSSPAKDPGGMKAGTFDPYPSHSNDPYMKKPATSSKIAKGGKPFHPPGGPKSYPIQSILHSNVVKSVNPVNYKNVKVTSF